From one Xiphophorus hellerii strain 12219 chromosome 18, Xiphophorus_hellerii-4.1, whole genome shotgun sequence genomic stretch:
- the LOC116707981 gene encoding bromodomain and WD repeat-containing protein 3-like isoform X4, translating into MAKSRNISLLESELYYLISRFLTTGPCRRAAEVLASELEEYQLLPGRLDWLGNEHPRTYEDVVAANRHVAPDHLLQICKQIGPLLDKEVPSCVPGVHSLLGSGKQSMLRTAKDCDGVQLKASSYAALHRGRPPERPLNQKQPPHQVKVHRGRELTGVQRFSSISPVSTYEHMRLHRRILGHLSAVYCIAFDRTGLRIFTGSDDCLVKIWSSHDGRLHSTLRGHSAEITDLAVNYENTLIAAGSCDKTIRVWCLRTCAPMAVLQGHSGSITSIQFSPFAKGSKRYILSTGTDATVCFWQWDVNNISFSDRPYKFTERPRPGVQTVCSSFSPGGMFLATGSTDDVIRIYYLGSGSPEKISELHEHTDKVDSIQFCHSGERFVSGSRDGTARIWRLHQRQRWRCILLNMSATLPGAEPTNEEENYFKPKVTMVAWDRHDNTVVTAVNNHLLKVWNSYTGQLLHILKGHEDEVFVLEPHPFDPRIILSAGHDGNVFIWDLQRGKNTWHYFNMIEGQGHGAVFDCKFTPDGQRFACTDSHGHLLIFGFGSSKPYEKLPDQVFFHTDYRPLIRDANGFVLDEQTQQAPHLMPPPFLVDVDGNPHPPRYQRLVPGRENIAAEHLVPQLGYVATSDGEVVEQVISQQTAEPEEVSVRRSSLLDEAIRQLQEQQDRQNQLGTEAAPGPDARPEGQVLAPAPSTPRRVSVNERADVQSPPNVGLRRSGQVEGVRQMHQNAPRSQMATERDLQAWRRRVVVPELAASNYRNQEDVRTARGDEEVFLYNTKKRWIIYGSCRDDSDEEPSAAKRVHSRRGSSDLIEFSCEEGEETASSDIHSEDNDLDGSELDTSNDEEEWNSDSSNHTSSEYSDWTADAGINLQPSTPLSSRKRVRRKLSSSEEEDEEDNEEEEEKQQSEEEEKPVKKSKEKAKKAKAKSPRRPKPRPSINREVSNEFRPSAWITDVIPRKSPFVPQMGDEVIYFRQGHEAYVDAVSRSELYPINLEKQPWKKMELRDQEFVKITGIKYEVCPPTLCCLKLTLIDHGTKKITDKSFSIKYHDMPDVIDFLVLRQSYDEALRRNWQPNDRFRSVIDDAWWFGTIVCQEPYQPEYPDSLFQCFKVRWDNGETEKLSPWDVEPIQDDAQPPDTDGGGIPATAEEMKELMYKPVPGEWGERSRDEECERIIAGIEQLITLEIAAPFSGPVDLIQYPTYCTVIAYPTDLGTVRLRLINRFYRRLSALVWEARYIAHNARTFNEPRSKIAHSAKIISSVLQKFVNNPSCTDILEIYNAVEEMDDDDEEEEMEAPGTSSGHRLRQHSVEVLPDRDSWKEHCRHLVNYIFECEDSEPFRQPVDPENYPDYLDIIDTPMDFGTVKRTLGEDRYENPIELCKDTRLIFANAKAYTPNKRSKIYSMTLRLSAFFEEQIRTIISEYKTAVKSSDRLRRSQRFRKKMQQQDQSSATTSQKKSAVKTQEKSESMSITKSTSAKVSVPERARRSRGRSSGLSSSEDDSGSKAASSTAESESENEQSDSDDEETRPASSKRHQSRHKARVTRSKTSKKKKKATKSDSEDEEEECESEGEDEEDGDVSSKSSDHQYTSRSTRQTRNRTARDRTRAEGRAEMNGHSSRASRRERHHHPNSDQASSHDSDREEEVTVPRFLKRKTARAAVSKMKRLEASDEDYEEEERKPRRSSSWLPHTSRIGKRTAVIQSSSESDGELSTEGSQNTKESDSESMGEEDGTGSEVSSSSQIKQNGVNKKTKHTAKTRTNDTLSQVNGHSGKNKFESNSEQEETAKEEEDQIPLSHKPSRSTAGRSRITSEEEAEESDERQTTRNKAPVSSDEEYCAKKRPQQNGRTDKESFHRDSKKKSKVSASKSQDKQKSASTKILDGGESDELSDPPPKRSSPQKKGTKKVERSPSSNGSDLEIRKLTRSKTKRPHSTSASESSEEYKPQRKSWRKHSTGSSDQESDHSDDASKRRLNLRALPKKKYIVDNSLSEEDVTRENQRGQKTSNKRELESREEGYNTRVSRRTSPSEGRNQVTSKRKRIYTSDSEDEEEDAQKEPLNISNSNSRSGSSKSFKRESKQDDKESDTSSHSDSREEEEEEDIQSNRRRKSLRQPKPKRKKSYSSSKHSSDSESKQMFSASENSFSSSGSHSSPKRRSRTRTERPTSCKLRLRRHQRILEEDSEPQRMRRVNTRNRGKRTVSYRDSE; encoded by the exons ATGGCCAAAAGTCGGAACATTTCGCTCCTTGAGTCGG AGCTCTATTACTTGATTTCTCGTTTCTTAACAACGGGTCCGTGTCGGAGAGCGGCTGAG GTCCTAGCAAGTGAACTCGAAGAATATCAG CTCTTACCGGGAAGATTGGACTGGCTGGGAAATGAACACCCTAGAACATACGAAGATGTG GTTGCTGCCAACAGACATGTTGCACCCGATCATTTGCTACAGATATGTAAGCAAATTGGACCACTCCTCGATAAAGAGGTCCCATCGTGTGTCCCAGGTGTGCACTCTCTCCTGGGGTCTGGAAAGCAGTCCATGCTTCGGACTGCAAAAG ACTGTGACGGTGTGCAGCTCAAAGCTTCATCATATGCAGCCCTTCATCGGGGCAGACCACCAGAGAGGCCTTTGAACCAGAAGCAACCTCCACATCAAG TGAAGGTACATCGAGGGAGGGAGCTGACTGGAGTACAGCGTTTTAGCTCCATCAGTCCTGTCAGCACATATGAGCACATGCGCCTGCACAGGCGGATCCTGGGACATCTGTCTGCAGTGTATTGTATCGCATTTGATCGAACCGGTCTCAGGATCTTCACA GGCTCAGATGATTGTTTGGTGAAGATTTGGTCTTCGCACGATGGAAGGCTTCACTCAACATTGAGAGGACACTCTGCAGAAATCACAGACTTGGCTGTCAACTATGAAAACACACTAATTGCTGCAGGAAGCTGTGACAAGACCATCCGTGTGTGGTGCCTTCGTACCTGTGCTCCTATGGCTGTGCTGCAGGGACACAGTGGATCCATTACCTCCATTCAG ttttcacCTTTTGCCAAGGGCTCCAAACGTTACATTCTGTCGACTGGAACGGATGCTACTGTCTGCTTCTGGCAGTGGGATGTCAACAACATCAGCTTCAG TGATCGGCCATACAAGTTTACAGAGCGGCCAAGGCCAGGGGTCCAGACTGTGTGCTCCTCGTTCAGTCCAG GTGGGATGTTCTTGGCAACAGGAAGCACAGACGATGTCATTAGAATATACTACCTGGGAAGCGGGAGTCCAGAGAAGATATCAGAGCTCCATGAGCACACG gaTAAAGTGGACAGCATCCAGTTCTGCCACTCAGGTGAAAG GTTTGTAAGCGGAAGTCGAGATGGAACGGCTCGAATCTGGAGGCTGCATCAGCGGCAGCGCTGGAGATGCATCCTACTCAACATGTCCGCAACTCTTCCTGG TGCTGAACCAACAAACGAAGAGGAAAACTACTTTAAACCCAAAGTTACCATGGTTGCGTGGGATCGCCATGACAATACAGTCGTCACGGCTGTTAACAACCATCTCCTCAAAGTGTGGAACTCCTACACAGGACAGCTGCTACATATCCTAAAA GGCCATGAAGATGAGGTGTTTGTCCTCGAACCTCACCCCTTTGATCCCAGGATCATCCTGTCTGCTGGCCACGACGGGAACGTCTTCATCTGGGATCTACAACGAGGAAAAAACACCTGGCATTACTTCAACATG ATTGAGGGTCAGGGTCATGGAGCCGTTTTTGACTGCAAATTCACTCCTGATGGTCAGCGGTTTGCCTGCACAGACTCGCACGGCCATCTGCTCATCTTTGGCTTTGGCAGCTCCAAACCGTACGAAAAG CTGCCAGACCAGGTGTTCTTCCACACAGATTACAGGCCGCTGATTCGTGATGCCAATGGGTTTGTGCTGGATGAGCAAACACAGCAAGCTCCCCATCTGATGCCCCCTCCGTTCTTGGTCGATGTAGATGGAAACCCCCATCCACCCAG ATACCAGCGTCTCGTCCCGGGCAGGGAGAACATCGCTGCCGAGCATCTGGTTCCTCAGCTGGGATATGTAGCTACTA GCGATGGCGAGGTGGTGGAGCAGGTGATCAGCCAGCAGACGGCAGAACCCGAGGAGGTTTCAGTGAGACGCAGCAGCCTTCTGGACGAGGCGATCCGACAGCTGCAGGAACAACAGGACCGGCAGAACCAGCTCGGGACAGAAGCAGCACCAGGTCCTGATGCCAGACCAGAAGGCCAGGTGTTGGCACCAGCACCAAGTACTCCACGCAGAG TGTCTGTGAATGAGCGAGCAGATGTGCAGTCACCTCCTAATGTGGGTCTGAGACGAAGTGGCCAGGTGGAGGGTGTGAGGCAGATGCACCAAAATGCTCCTCGCAGTCAGATGGCCACAGAAAGAGACCTGCAGGCGTGGAGGCGCAGGGTGGTGGTTCCTGAACTGGCAGCTAGTAACTACAG GAACCAGGAGGATGTTCGCACAGCCAGAGGAGATGAGGAGGTTTTCCTGTACAACACAAAGAAGAGATGGATTATCTATGGCAGCTGTCGG GATGATTCAGACGAGGAACCTTCGGCTGCAAAGCGAGTTCACAGCCGCAGAGGTTCCTCAGATCTTATTGAGTTCTCATGTGAAGAAGGCGAGGAGACGGCTAGTTCAGATATTCACTCTGAG GACAATGACCTTGATGGCAGTGAACTGGATACCTCCAATGATGAGGAAGAGTGGAACAGTGACAGCTCTAA CCATACATCCAGCGAGTACTCTGACTGGACAGCAGATGCTGGCATAAACCTGCAGCCCTCCACTCCGCTGTCCTCACGTAAGCGAGTGAGGCGCAAACTCAGCAGctctgaggaagaggatgaggaagacaatgaggaagaggaggagaagcagcaaagtgaggaggaggaaaaacctgtgaagaaaagcaaagagaaagcTAAGAAAGCCAAAGCCAAGTCACCCCGG CGTCCAAAGCCCCGACCATCGATTAACAGAGAAGTGTCAAATGAGTTCAGGCCGTCAGCGTGGATCACCGATGTCATTCCCAGGAAGTCTCCTTTTGTTCCACAGATGGGCGATGAG GTGATCTACTTCCGCCAGGGCCATGAGGCCTATGTGGATGCTGTGAGTCGCAGTGAGCTCTATCCCATCAATCTGGAAAAACAACCATGGAAAAAAATGGAGCTGCGG GATCAAGAGTTTGTGAAAATCACTGGTATTAAATATGAAGTTTGCCCTCCAACGCTCTGCTGTCTGAAGCTGACTCTTATCGACCACGGCACCAAGAAAATCACAGACAAATCATTTTCTATCAA GTACCACGACATGCCAGATGTGATCGATTTTCTGGTGTTGAGGCAGAGTTATGACGAGGCGCTCCGTCGAAACTGGCAGCCAA ATGACAGGTTTCGCTCAGTGATCGACGATGCCTGGTGGTTTGGGACCATCGTCTGTCAGGAGCCCTACCAGCCGGAATACCCAGACAGCCTCTTTCAGTGCTTCAAAGTCAG aTGGGACAACGGAGAAACCGAAAAGCTCAGTCCCTGGGACGTGGAACCTATACAGGACGATG CCCAGCCCCCTGACACAGATGGAGGAGGTATCCCTGCGACAGCGGAGGAGATGAAAGAGCTGATGTACAAACCTGTACCAGGGGAGTGGGGCGAGAGGAGCAGGGACGAGGAGTGTGAACGCATCATCGCTGGTATCGAGCAGCTCATTACTCTCG AGATTGCAGCTCCGTTTTCTGGTCCGGTAGACTTAATCCAGTATCCCACCTACTGCACCGTGATCGCCTATCCCACCGATCTGGGCACAGTCAGACTGCGGCTCATCAACAGATTTTACAG GCGCCTCTCTGCATTAGTTTGGGAAGCCAGGTATATTGCACATAACGCCCGCACTTTCAATGAGCCAAGAAGCAAGATTGCCCACTCTGCAAAAATCATCTCAAGCGTTCTCCAGAAATTTGTCAA taaCCCAAGCTGCACAGATATTTTGGAGATCTACAATGCTGTGGAGGAGATGGACGATGATGATGAG GAAGAAGAAATGGAAGCACCAGGCACATCCTCAGGACATAGACTACGTCAg CACTCAGTGGAGGTCTTGCCAGACCGAGATTCTTGGAAGGAACATTGTAGGCATCTGGTCAACTATATATTTGAATGTGAAGACTCAGAACCGTTCAGACAGCCTGTGGATCCTGAGAACTATCCT GATTATCTTGACATTATTGATACTCCAATGGACTTTGGCACAGTGAAAAGGACTCTGGGGGAAGATCGCTATGAAAACCCTATAGAGCTGTGCAAAGACACGCGCTTAATATTTGCCAATGCTAAGGCTTACACGCCCAACAAACGCTCCAAG ATTTACAGCATGACCTTGCGACTCTCTGCCTTCTTCGAGGAGCAGATCAGAACAATCATATCAGAGTACAAAACTGCCGTCAAAAGCAGTGACCGACTGCGCCGTAGTCAAAGGTTTCGCAAGAAAATGCAGCAGCAGGATCAGTCCTCAGCCACAACAAG TCAAAAAAAGTCCGCTGTTAAAACTCAGGAAAAATCGGAGTCAATGTCCATAACAAAATCTACCTCAGCCAAAGTGTCTGTTCCTGAGAGAGCGAGACGGAGTCGAGGCAGAAGCTCAGGTCTAAGCTCCTCAGAGGACGACTCCGGCTCCAAAGCTGCCTCATCCACGGCAG agtCTGAAAGCGAGAATGAACAGAGTGATTCAGATGATGAGGAGACACGTCCAGCGTCTTCAAAGCGTCATCAAAGCAGACACAAAGCCAGAGTTACAAGAAGCAAAACttccaagaagaagaaaaaag CTACTAAGAGTGACAGtgaagacgaggaggaggaatGTGAGAGTGAAGGAGAGGATGAAGAAGACGGAGATGTTTCCTCCAAGTCTTCAGACCATCAGTATACGAGCAGAAGCACACGACAGACCAGAAACAGAACCGCCAGAGACAGAACAAGAGCAG aaggcAGAGCAGAAATGAACGGCCACAGCAGCAGGGCGTCACGTCGAGAAAGGCACCATCACCCCAACTCTGACCAAGCCTCCTCCCATGACTCGGACCGGGAAGAAGAGGTGACCGTTCCCAGGTTCCTCAAGAGAAAAACAGCGAGGGCTGCTGTCAGTAAGATGAAACGACTGGAGGCATCCGATGAAGACTatgaagaggaagagaggaagccaagaagaagcagcagctggcTCCCCCACACATCTCGCATTGGCAAACGCACTGCGGTGATCCAGAGCAGCTCTGAGTCGGACGGAGAGTTGTCAACTGAAG gtTCCCAGAATACTAAGGAATCTGACAGCGAATCCATGGGTGAGGAAGATGGGACTGGGAGCGAGGTTTCATCCTCTTCCCAGATTAAACAGAATGGAGTTAacaagaaaaccaaacacacTGCCAAAACAAGGACAAATG ATACGTTGTCCCAAGTGAATGGAcacagtggaaaaaataaatttgaaagcAACTCTGAGCAAGAAGAGACTgcaaaggaggaggaagaccaGATACCTCTGTCTCACAAACCGTCTAGAAGCACTGCTGGAAGAAGTAGGATTACAAgtgaggaggaggcggaggagagCGATGAGCGCCAAACCACACGAAATAAAGCTCCTGTAAGTTCAGATGAAGAGTACTGTGCCAAAAAACGGCCTCAACAAAATGGAAGGACTGATAAAGAATCATTCCATAGGGACtctaagaaaaaaagtaaagtgtCAGCATCAAAAAgccaagacaaacaaaaatctgcctCAACAAAAATACTGGATGGTGGGGAATCCGATGAACTCAGTGATCCTCCTCCAAAACGATCCAGCCCACAGAAGAAAGGGACGAAGAAAGTGGAAAGAAGTCCCTCCAGCAATGGGTCTGACCTTGAAATAAGGAAACTAACCAGAAGCAAAACCAAAAGGCCTCACTCCACGTCGGCTTCGGAAAGTTCTGAGGAGTACAAACCCCAGAGGAAGTCGTGGAGGAAACACTCCACTGGATCGTCAGACCAAGAGTCGGATCATTCCGATGACGCATCAAAAAGACGGCTGAACCTTCGCGCTCTACCCAAAAAGAAATACATAGTTGACAACTCTCTTTCCGAGGAAGATGTGACGCGAGAAAACCAGCGGGGGCAAAAAACCAGCAACAAGAGAGAGTTGGAGTCGAGGGAAGAGGGGTACAACACAAGAGTGTCCAGGAGAACGTCTCCCAGTGAAGGAAGGAATCAGGTCACTTCCAAGAGGAAACGGATTTACACCTCAGACTCcgaggacgaggaggaagatGCACAGAAGGAGCCTCTAAACATCAGCAATAGTAACAGCAGGTCGGGCTCCTCCAAGAGCTTTAAAAGGGAATCCAAGCAAGATGACAAAGAGAGTGACACTTCATCCCACTCTGATtccagagaggaggaagaagaggaggacaTTCAGTCaaacaggaggaggaaaagcCTTAGGCAGCCAAAGCCTAAACGGAAGAAaagctacagcagcagcaaacacagTTCAGACTCAGAAAGCAAGCAGATGTTTTCAGCCTCTGAAAACTCCTTTTCCAGCTCAGGGTCTCACAGCAGTCCAAAGAGGAGAAGTCGCACGCGAACGGAAAGGCCCACGAGCTGCAAGCTCAGACTGCGCCGCCATCAACGCATCTTAGAGGAGGACAGCGAACCACAGAGGATGAGACGCGTCAACACTCGGAACCGAGGCAAGCGGACTGTTAGTTACCGCGACAGTGAATGA